In Anopheles arabiensis isolate DONGOLA chromosome 2, AaraD3, whole genome shotgun sequence, the genomic window ACGGCAAGAAGGAAGTGTTTCACGATGGAGAACACTATCCTTTCTTAAGCTACGTAGACACTACAAAGGTAGTCCCCCTATATATGGCATTTACGAAAGTTATAGATGATTTGGTTTTCTTCTACGATTGCCCAATGTAAAGTGATTGTTGAGTAGCTTCATAGTGTGATCATGGGATATAGTATTCTTATGGGTTTTATACTTCATAAAATATAAAGAAATATTGCATCTTATCATTTGGCGCCTTAGAGTTTTGATTATGCTATTAAATTTGCTATGTATAGTGAGGTATAGTAATATATAGTAATATAGTATACGGCATGCATTTACCATATATTAGTATAGAGATTTGAAGCACTCAGAATAATCTTAACATGTCTAGATGACTAGATGGCGCGCATCCTGTATGGGAAATGGGCTTTCATTATCAGGTTCATCTGCAACTTCCGAGCTTACATACTTGTGAAGAGTATTATCAAGGCATCACGTTTATAAAGTGTCAATAAACGTGTTGTATGTTGCACTTCATAACATGATCATTTCTTAAGATAAGATTTCCACAAATGCTTATCTTATCAGAGCTATCAGTACGATAGCGTCAGTTCTGAATCAGGGTATATATAGTAAAAATACAATCacgagttcattgctattaTCGTCTACAACGGCACGACACAACGGTCTGTACAACAATATCATCATGAAACTTCTAATCGTTGCAGTAATTGTAGTGATTAGCATTATATGTCCATCTAATGCGTTTCATGCGAATTCCTTCGATGGTAAGCATTTACAAGCTATCTTTTGCATACAGCAGCAAGTTATTCTTACTTTGTTGAAAAGCCATTAAAGGCTGTAAGCAGTACGGCAATGTGGCAAACTATGACGATCCACTGATGTACATCCCGACGAAAGATCTGCTGCACGTCGAGAGTACAAGCAAATCCAAGCTCATTAAGATAGCCGTGCAAGGAAGCTCTGATGGCATCCTACGTTTTGGCGCTTCTCTATACCCATACAACAGGGATGTGATAGAGATAGGTAAGTTAATGATACATCTTCTTAGGATACTTTCTTAATATAATTCTCTTCAAGTACTTGGAGGATGGACCAACACGCAGAGCGCTGGAAGACGACAGCATCGATCGGCATCGAATAATAATACGAACCTTGCGCTTGCCGAGGTACAGACTCCGCAGCTGTTGTCCGCTAATCGTCCAACCGTGTTTCTGGTCGAGCTGTTCCACGATGGTACGATTCAGGTAAGGATCGAAGGACAGGATTACCCATTCCTGTTATTCAACGATGCAAAGAAAACTCCCTTCAACTATATGGCCTTCACCAAGTGGAATAACGACGTGGTCTATTTCTACGATTGTCCTGTGAATACGAACGCTACGATTTGTTACGAAGGTGGTAAAATGCAGGTAAACTAAAGTGCGATCAACGACACGAAATTGGCAAGTGCAAGGTCTGACGGTTGTATTACTAATTACTTAATAAAAATGTGAAGAGCAAAAGAAGTCTCTGTAGACATGGAATGATTAAGAGATGCGAAAGAAACTATATCAACATAATAAAACTTTTAAGGACAACAGAACACGTCACGGTTGAGCACGTTCACGGCTCAGCACGTTCTGCTAACATAgccaagatgatgatgataatcgACCACCCGTTAGGTTCTTCGTCACCTGATCCACTCACGAAAGAAGCAGAGCTTGGATAAAACTTGTAACAGCTTACCAGCTTAAAGTC contains:
- the LOC120896534 gene encoding uncharacterized protein LOC120896534, translating into MKLLIVAVIVVISIICPSNAFHANSFDAIKGCKQYGNVANYDDPLMYIPTKDLLHVESTSKSKLIKIAVQGSSDGILRFGASLYPYNRDVIEIVLGGWTNTQSAGRRQHRSASNNNTNLALAEVQTPQLLSANRPTVFLVELFHDGTIQVRIEGQDYPFLLFNDAKKTPFNYMAFTKWNNDVVYFYDCPVNTNATICYEGGKMQVN